From Cyclopterus lumpus isolate fCycLum1 chromosome 2, fCycLum1.pri, whole genome shotgun sequence, a single genomic window includes:
- the LOC117745994 gene encoding N-chimaerin-like, which produces MPSREPYVVRRAEKQAGQKGSLFAGSIPSLPVSGGTDRPAPSKPASPASTFWRPIRSFALSQLTSLVRRATLRESDLAPKYEKVHNFKVHTFRGPHWCEYCANFMWGLIAQGVKCADCGLNVHKQCSKVVPNDCQPDLRHVKKVYSCDLTTLVKAHNAKRPMVVDMCIQEIEARGLQSEGLYRISGFSELIEDVKLAFDRDGEKADISSTAYEDLNIITGALKLYFRELPIPLITYDAYPRFIETGKIADAEKRLESLHEALKLLPPAHCETLRCLMAHLKRVTEYEKENLMSSENLGIVFGPTLMRAPGLDAMTALNDIRYQRLVVETLITNEDVLF; this is translated from the exons ATGCCGAGCAGAGAGCCGTACGTGGTGAGAAGAGCCGAGAAGCAGGCGGGTCAGAAGGGCTCTTTGTTTGCCGGTTCGATTCCCTCCCTGCCGGTCTCCGGCGGCACCGACCGGCCGGCCCCCTCCAAACCCGCCTCCCCCGCTTCCACCTTCTGGCGACCAATCAGATCGTTTGCCCTTTCGCAGCTCACATCGCTGGTGCGGCGGGCCACCCTGAGGGAGAGCGACCTGGCACCCAAGTACGAGAAGGTCCACAACTTcaag GTGCATACGTTCAGAGGCCCCCACTGGTGTGAGTACTGCGCCAACTTCATGTGGGGTCTCATCGCTCAGGGGGTGAAGTGTGcag ACTGCGGCCTGAACGTCCACAAGCAGTGCTCCAAAGTGGTGCCCAACGACTGCCAGCCGGACCTGCGGCACGTCAAGAAGGTGTACAGCTGCGACCTGACCACGCTGGTGAAGGCCCACAACGCCAAGAGGCCCATGGTGGTCGACATGTGCATACAGGAGATCGAGGCTCGGG GTCTCCAGTCAGAGGGTTTGTACCGGATCTCCGGCTTCAGTGAGCTGATTGAAGATGTCAAGCTGGCCTTCGACAGAG ACGGCGAGAAGGCGGACATTTCCTCAACCGCGTACGAGGACCTCAACATCATCACCGGAGCCCTCAAGCTCTACTTCAGGGAGCTGCCGATTCCCCTCATCACATACGACGCCTACCCGCGCTTCATCGAAACAGGAA AGATCGCGGACGCAGAGAAGCGCCTGGAGTCTCTCCACGAGGCCTTGAAGCTGCTGCCGCCGGCTCACTGCGAGACGCTGCGGTGCCTCATGGCTCACCTCAAGAG GGTCACCGAGTACGAGAAGGAGAACCTCATGTCCAGCGAGAACCTGGGTATCGTCTTCGGCCCGACGCTGATGAGGGCCCCCGGGCTGGACGCCATGACGGCGCTCAACGACATCCGATACCAGAGGCTCGTGGTGGAAACGCTCATTACCAACGAAGATGTGTTGTTCTGA